A single Deltaproteobacteria bacterium DNA region contains:
- a CDS encoding M48 family metallopeptidase yields MQPLTFQGGVFSDETALGRVGVEITVEPQGIDAKPGEGTTFKLASTEVLLEVGGASGKMVFCRNPEKTLTIFSEAPGFLKALTLHPNPHVHQQALSIEQSLRSSQLKRGLGWALCFVGIFAMGFWGLSALQGVARRAVHQVPWEVDETIGQTLVAQMDLGGPMLENLVVQDATNKILQRLVPHSSRPEAQFDIHVVKSDQVNAFALPGGQMVVFTGLLKRAKKAEEVAGVLAHEIAHVTQRHGLDRIVQSIGIMTLVQLAVGDSSVLLGLGSELVTLAAINSYSRDQESEADDIGVRILHSAGIAHTHLAQFFKDLKEQGPVHGGKDKNKPQLPDQVEEMLSWVSTHPAIGARIEAIESTHQSLGTLEQKPFDIDWKAVHQALLENKP; encoded by the coding sequence ATGCAGCCCTTAACATTTCAAGGCGGTGTCTTCTCAGACGAAACTGCACTGGGCCGTGTGGGAGTCGAAATCACCGTAGAGCCGCAAGGCATCGATGCCAAACCAGGCGAGGGCACAACTTTCAAACTCGCCTCAACTGAAGTTCTCCTAGAGGTCGGGGGCGCCAGTGGGAAAATGGTCTTTTGTAGAAATCCCGAAAAAACACTGACCATCTTCAGTGAAGCTCCTGGGTTTCTCAAAGCTCTAACTCTTCATCCCAATCCCCACGTTCATCAACAAGCCCTCTCTATTGAACAGTCTCTGCGTTCCTCGCAGCTAAAACGAGGACTCGGCTGGGCCTTATGCTTTGTAGGCATTTTCGCCATGGGTTTCTGGGGCCTGAGTGCTCTTCAAGGTGTCGCGCGGCGCGCAGTGCATCAGGTTCCTTGGGAAGTAGATGAAACCATTGGGCAGACCCTGGTTGCGCAAATGGACCTTGGCGGCCCCATGCTTGAAAACTTGGTGGTTCAAGATGCCACCAACAAAATCCTACAGAGACTCGTTCCGCACTCATCAAGGCCCGAGGCTCAATTTGATATCCACGTCGTCAAAAGTGACCAGGTAAATGCCTTTGCACTTCCTGGCGGGCAGATGGTTGTTTTCACTGGCCTGCTTAAGCGAGCAAAAAAAGCAGAAGAAGTCGCCGGTGTGCTCGCTCACGAAATTGCTCATGTTACACAAAGGCATGGCCTTGACCGCATCGTTCAATCCATTGGCATCATGACACTTGTGCAATTGGCCGTTGGCGACAGCTCAGTGCTCCTCGGGCTTGGCTCTGAATTAGTCACTTTAGCCGCCATTAACAGCTACAGCCGAGATCAAGAAAGTGAAGCTGACGATATAGGAGTTCGCATTCTACACTCGGCGGGAATTGCCCATACACATCTGGCCCAATTCTTTAAAGACCTAAAAGAGCAGGGACCCGTTCACGGTGGCAAGGATAAAAACAAACCACAGCTGCCAGACCAAGTGGAAGAAATGCTCTCGTGGGTAAGCACGCACCCGGCCATTGGCGCTCGGATTGAAGCCATCGAATCCACCCACCAAAGCCTCGGTACTTTAGAGCAAAAGCCTTTTGACATAGACTGGAAAGCAGTTCACCAAGCACTCCTGGAAAATAAACCATGA